The following proteins are encoded in a genomic region of Planococcus lenghuensis:
- a CDS encoding DUF6612 family protein encodes MLHKSVIQIQANSKNVKRSVQMLKKTIPMGGIALFTITAPLSVAAEDLNAGEILEKSNKAMASLESYASESQIELTMPLFEGEDPLSLSIYSQEEVTLDPFALHQTITTELPDGEETIELYWTEDGFYQEDPVDGWVKLPDDLFSGVEDLLGMSMTGDLPAQAAALGDDWSVEDLGDAYLLAYEGDGESLMESAQSILESGLAGEDTDMLFDSFFEDITFNELGYEIVVDKETYYVNEMSLLLDMDISAEGETISFTQSIDVTYSDFNNVGPITVPQEIIDGATPIDFEDFEEEEWLDEEEWLDEEEPAAEEEPEGEELPDTATANPAYALGGFALATLGGVLLFTRRKSAAE; translated from the coding sequence ATGTTACATAAATCAGTCATCCAGATTCAGGCTAACTCTAAAAACGTGAAGAGGAGCGTGCAGATGTTAAAGAAAACCATTCCGATGGGCGGAATCGCCCTGTTTACAATCACAGCCCCTTTGTCAGTTGCAGCAGAAGACCTTAATGCCGGCGAAATTCTGGAGAAGTCCAACAAAGCGATGGCTTCGCTTGAAAGTTATGCGAGTGAGTCGCAAATCGAGCTGACCATGCCGTTATTTGAGGGGGAGGACCCTCTTTCACTTTCAATCTACAGTCAGGAAGAAGTGACACTTGATCCGTTCGCCCTGCATCAGACCATTACGACGGAACTCCCGGACGGGGAAGAAACGATTGAACTGTATTGGACGGAAGACGGCTTCTATCAGGAAGATCCGGTCGATGGCTGGGTAAAACTGCCGGATGACCTGTTCAGCGGCGTCGAGGATTTGCTTGGCATGTCGATGACGGGTGATCTGCCGGCTCAGGCAGCGGCGCTCGGTGATGACTGGTCTGTCGAAGACTTGGGCGATGCCTACCTGCTGGCCTATGAAGGAGACGGAGAATCACTGATGGAATCCGCACAGAGCATCCTGGAATCCGGACTTGCCGGCGAAGACACGGACATGCTTTTCGATTCCTTCTTTGAAGACATTACGTTCAATGAACTCGGTTATGAAATTGTCGTCGACAAAGAGACTTACTATGTGAACGAAATGTCCCTGCTGCTCGATATGGACATCTCAGCGGAAGGTGAAACCATCAGCTTCACGCAAAGCATCGACGTCACCTACAGCGACTTCAATAACGTCGGCCCGATCACTGTACCGCAGGAAATCATAGACGGTGCGACACCGATCGACTTTGAAGATTTTGAAGAAGAAGAATGGTTGGACGAAGAAGAATGGTTGGACGAAGAAGAGCCGGCTGCTGAAGAAGAGCCGGAAGGCGAGGAATTACCTGACACAGCAACGGCCAATCCAGCGTATGCACTGGGTGGTTTTGCGCTCGCAACACTCGGCGGTGTGCTTCTTTTCACCCGCAGAAAATCTGCAGCGGAATAA
- a CDS encoding type II toxin-antitoxin system SpoIISA family toxin: METFFIAGAWLCFLLIAAYVILAGRRDFRPETVSLIRKSWYGILLLGFLIYLTAEPNSLFEDWKNYVIVLVVFAFVDSFIFLGLYIKKAGSYELDAVTDAITEFSESKEEDYKSVKNVHALINSDAVIGYYTDEQNYLAGLQGMLQQYADLEDMDISFHPYEPAGFKLQFDAQEWPLAEANLKKMKTVYRSDSKVALFPIEFNRTPYILEVVSSERRVNETDVLCMDILINVFLLTTVFDEGGDMDGPGSRGAETEV, from the coding sequence ATGGAGACGTTTTTCATTGCTGGGGCGTGGCTCTGTTTTTTGCTGATTGCTGCTTATGTCATTTTGGCTGGCCGGCGCGATTTTCGGCCGGAAACCGTATCGCTCATCCGGAAAAGCTGGTACGGGATTCTGCTGCTTGGTTTTCTGATTTATTTAACCGCAGAACCGAATAGTTTATTTGAGGACTGGAAAAATTATGTGATCGTCCTTGTCGTATTTGCATTCGTTGATTCCTTCATTTTTCTGGGGTTATATATAAAGAAAGCGGGCAGTTATGAACTCGATGCCGTCACGGATGCCATTACGGAGTTTTCCGAATCAAAAGAAGAAGATTATAAAAGTGTGAAAAATGTTCATGCGCTCATTAATAGCGATGCGGTGATCGGGTATTATACGGATGAACAAAATTACCTTGCCGGCCTTCAAGGCATGCTGCAGCAATATGCAGACCTTGAAGACATGGATATTTCGTTTCACCCTTACGAACCTGCCGGATTCAAGCTTCAATTTGACGCGCAGGAATGGCCGCTTGCAGAAGCGAATTTGAAAAAGATGAAAACCGTTTACCGGTCGGACAGCAAAGTGGCGCTGTTCCCGATTGAATTCAATCGCACACCTTATATCCTGGAAGTTGTATCGTCGGAACGACGGGTGAATGAAACCGATGTTTTATGTATGGATATCCTGATCAACGTCTTTTTGCTGACAACTGTATTCGATGAAGGAGGGGACATGGATGGACCGGGAAGCCGAGGAGCGGAAACGGAAGTATGA
- a CDS encoding glycosyltransferase family 2 protein has translation MKISVVVPVYNLEQYIDAILDSLHAQTDKNFEAIIVDDGSKDDSHQKVLKSTENAAFDCKVFSIENGGVSRARNFGIAEATGDYILLIDGDDYLSADCIESIRASDENGKADIICWGYNEVNEDGSVYRRYFDRFESDFDWMYGEEALNNMMIHKTLWIWSGSAAYKREFLEREGIGFTTDYKCGEDQEFTVKALGRAKTVRFINKVMSYYLQRGNSVTHSYNTRRLDIVGALDRAYAFIDAAPSEERQAAYDAYKIGHYFYNLNSCIESKGVENTNEVLRDVDKDLPGLNDQVIAAMKRYEGNDTHLKKRIDLFLSSPVAYAEYMRDEGNAWMEKYGWYIG, from the coding sequence ATGAAGATCAGTGTTGTGGTACCGGTTTATAACTTGGAACAATATATTGATGCGATTTTGGACTCGTTGCATGCACAGACAGATAAAAATTTTGAGGCGATCATCGTGGATGATGGCTCGAAGGATGATTCTCATCAGAAAGTGCTGAAAAGCACAGAAAACGCAGCATTCGATTGCAAGGTGTTCTCGATCGAGAATGGCGGCGTAAGCCGGGCGAGGAATTTCGGAATCGCTGAAGCGACAGGTGATTATATTCTGCTGATTGATGGAGACGATTACTTATCAGCCGATTGCATTGAATCGATTCGGGCATCAGACGAGAACGGGAAGGCGGACATCATTTGCTGGGGATACAATGAAGTGAATGAGGACGGTTCCGTATACCGCCGCTATTTCGACCGCTTTGAGTCGGATTTCGACTGGATGTACGGAGAAGAAGCATTGAATAATATGATGATACATAAGACTTTATGGATCTGGTCAGGAAGTGCCGCCTATAAGCGCGAGTTCCTGGAACGGGAAGGTATCGGATTTACGACAGACTATAAATGCGGTGAAGACCAGGAATTCACGGTGAAAGCATTGGGACGCGCGAAAACCGTCCGCTTCATCAATAAAGTCATGAGTTACTACCTGCAGCGGGGCAACTCCGTAACGCATAGCTATAATACCCGTCGGCTTGATATTGTCGGGGCATTGGATCGAGCATACGCATTCATCGACGCTGCTCCCTCTGAAGAGCGGCAGGCGGCGTATGACGCCTATAAGATCGGCCATTACTTCTACAATTTAAATTCATGCATTGAAAGCAAAGGCGTTGAAAATACGAATGAAGTGCTTCGGGATGTCGACAAGGACCTCCCGGGACTGAACGATCAAGTGATCGCTGCTATGAAACGCTATGAAGGAAATGACACCCATCTTAAGAAACGCATTGATCTGTTCCTGTCCTCTCCGGTAGCGTATGCTGAGTACATGCGGGATGAAGGGAATGCCTGGATGGAGAAGTATGGCTGGTATATTGGATAA
- a CDS encoding DUF4352 domain-containing protein, producing MSKLVACKACKKEIAKGVKKCPSCGKDQRNWLMRHKILSTIGFIFLISFVSILGSGGEETATVTNSDTEGAQTQTAAAPEKQETVYKIGDVLTIDQLEVTVSVFEELDTIGDPDFFGKKASDGGTFAAIQYTLKNVSDEPVGMFSYPTVSLLDEKGTEYSADIDASSSYAVETEIDNSKILSDLNPDISVTDTAVYEVSKEKFAQGEWFIQVGNEKIKLK from the coding sequence TTGTCGAAGTTAGTTGCATGTAAAGCTTGCAAAAAAGAAATAGCAAAAGGAGTTAAGAAGTGTCCGAGCTGTGGTAAGGACCAGAGAAACTGGTTGATGCGGCATAAGATTCTTTCAACCATTGGTTTTATTTTTCTTATTTCTTTCGTCAGTATTTTAGGTAGTGGGGGAGAAGAAACTGCCACTGTTACCAACAGTGACACAGAAGGAGCTCAGACTCAGACTGCCGCAGCACCTGAAAAACAAGAAACAGTATACAAAATCGGGGATGTACTGACAATCGACCAATTAGAGGTAACTGTTTCAGTCTTTGAAGAGTTGGATACTATAGGCGATCCTGATTTCTTTGGCAAAAAAGCATCTGATGGTGGAACTTTTGCTGCTATTCAATACACACTGAAAAATGTATCAGACGAGCCTGTGGGAATGTTCAGTTACCCGACGGTGAGTTTATTGGATGAGAAAGGAACCGAGTATTCTGCTGATATCGATGCAAGCAGTTCCTATGCAGTAGAAACAGAGATAGATAATTCTAAGATTCTATCTGATTTAAATCCTGATATTAGTGTGACAGATACTGCTGTTTATGAAGTTTCCAAAGAGAAGTTCGCGCAAGGTGAGTGGTTTATCCAAGTCGGAAATGAGAAAATTAAGCTTAAATAG
- a CDS encoding TetR/AcrR family transcriptional regulator has protein sequence MKNELIKHSIDLFVEKGYSATSIKDIVDTLGVTKGSFYYHFTSKEELLMDIHLQYIDELLSRQKRIVETEKTSRDKLVKIVELVIRDIEKQGPIGRVYYREIRHLTPENAAIIRQKRGEFRDNIEQVMAEGIENGEFRKELQPKMITFAILGITNWSYQWFNPQGELSVGELADMYTDFILNGVLAEK, from the coding sequence ATGAAAAATGAACTGATCAAACACAGCATCGACCTGTTTGTCGAAAAAGGATACAGCGCCACATCGATCAAGGATATCGTCGATACGCTGGGCGTCACAAAAGGTTCTTTCTATTATCACTTCACAAGTAAAGAAGAATTGCTGATGGATATCCACCTGCAGTATATCGATGAATTACTGAGCCGCCAGAAGCGGATTGTGGAGACGGAGAAAACTTCACGGGATAAACTTGTTAAAATCGTCGAGCTTGTCATCCGGGATATTGAAAAGCAGGGGCCGATCGGACGCGTGTATTACCGTGAGATTCGGCACTTGACGCCGGAGAACGCAGCGATCATCCGTCAGAAGCGGGGCGAGTTCCGGGATAACATCGAACAGGTAATGGCAGAAGGAATCGAAAATGGTGAATTCCGCAAAGAGCTGCAGCCGAAAATGATCACCTTCGCTATTCTTGGCATCACAAACTGGAGCTACCAATGGTTTAACCCGCAAGGTGAATTATCCGTTGGCGAACTCGCGGACATGTACACCGATTTCATTTTGAATGGTGTGCTGGCAGAGAAATAG
- a CDS encoding ABC transporter substrate-binding protein, with the protein MHSLKKGLFAGLLIPMALVATGCSEDAAETEAEVSDESGGSEELTIGFSGPLSGPAASYGEETLKGLELAVEDINSEGGFEVDGTTYTINLETLDDKYLPNETAANAKRLVQEQDANVIYTPHSGGVYALQVFNEMEDFILMGYTSEPGVTEQGNPMTVRIPPRYDQYLQPFTEYEMERFGEKIAFLPTASQYGKDWAAALQPVWEENGGEVVFNESIDFSKDTDFQTIVANALEEDPDVMFIGGPSEPTALVAKQARDLGFEGGFLIMDQAKLDEMAAVLGGDYSMLEGAISTTPLIHTEFPGTAEYIEKYKAAGNERNPSAESAFHYVSLYVLTEAMQEAGTVEDTEAIMAAMDAGAQNVPEDKQVYVIPSVGEDGGFGSMLRMAYIEDGELQVMEGE; encoded by the coding sequence ATGCATTCATTGAAAAAAGGATTGTTTGCTGGTTTATTGATTCCAATGGCATTGGTGGCAACAGGCTGCAGTGAAGACGCAGCAGAGACGGAGGCGGAAGTAAGCGATGAAAGCGGCGGCAGCGAAGAATTGACAATCGGGTTCAGCGGTCCGCTGAGCGGGCCGGCTGCTTCGTACGGAGAAGAGACATTGAAAGGCCTTGAACTGGCCGTGGAAGACATCAATTCAGAAGGCGGCTTTGAAGTCGATGGCACGACATACACCATTAACCTGGAGACATTGGATGATAAATACTTACCGAATGAAACAGCTGCCAACGCAAAACGGCTTGTGCAGGAACAGGATGCCAATGTCATTTACACACCGCATAGCGGCGGTGTCTATGCGCTTCAGGTATTCAATGAAATGGAGGATTTCATCCTCATGGGCTACACGAGTGAGCCAGGCGTGACCGAGCAGGGAAATCCGATGACGGTCCGGATTCCACCGAGATATGACCAGTACCTTCAGCCGTTCACGGAATATGAAATGGAGCGTTTCGGTGAGAAAATCGCCTTCCTGCCGACTGCAAGTCAGTACGGAAAAGACTGGGCGGCGGCACTTCAGCCGGTATGGGAAGAAAATGGCGGGGAAGTTGTCTTCAATGAATCAATCGATTTCAGTAAAGACACTGACTTCCAGACGATTGTTGCCAATGCCCTGGAAGAAGACCCGGATGTCATGTTCATTGGCGGACCATCTGAACCGACGGCTCTGGTCGCAAAACAAGCGCGTGATCTTGGCTTTGAAGGCGGCTTCCTGATCATGGACCAGGCGAAACTTGATGAAATGGCGGCCGTACTGGGCGGTGATTACAGCATGCTCGAGGGCGCGATTTCAACAACGCCCCTTATCCATACGGAATTCCCAGGAACGGCTGAATACATCGAGAAGTACAAAGCGGCAGGCAATGAACGGAATCCGAGTGCGGAATCCGCGTTCCATTACGTCTCTCTTTATGTGCTGACTGAAGCGATGCAAGAAGCCGGTACGGTTGAAGACACAGAAGCGATCATGGCGGCAATGGACGCAGGAGCACAAAACGTGCCGGAGGATAAGCAAGTGTATGTTATCCCGAGCGTCGGTGAAGACGGCGGTTTCGGCTCCATGCTGCGCATGGCTTATATTGAAGATGGTGAACTGCAAGTGATGGAAGGAGAATGA
- a CDS encoding ABC transporter ATP-binding protein, whose amino-acid sequence MLKLTDVTVRFGAFEALSRVNLEVQEGELVVLLGANGAGKSTLFNTISGLNKPAAGDIEFAGKSVKGNSPDRMVKEGAVQCAEGRKLFSAMSVQQNLKMGGFVHRRKKAQLKDSLEEVYDLFPILHEKRDNAAGSLSGGQQQMLAIGRALMAKPKLMMLDEPSIGLAPLIVEQMFTIIKDINKSGTTVLLAEQNANAALKIADRGYVIENGSVVLEGNSTDLFTNDAIRKAYIGA is encoded by the coding sequence TTGCTGAAGCTAACTGACGTGACCGTCCGGTTCGGCGCTTTTGAAGCGTTGAGCCGGGTCAATCTGGAAGTGCAGGAAGGCGAACTTGTGGTCCTCCTGGGCGCGAATGGCGCCGGGAAAAGCACGCTGTTCAATACAATCAGCGGACTGAATAAGCCGGCAGCCGGCGATATCGAATTCGCCGGGAAAAGCGTAAAAGGCAATTCCCCTGACCGCATGGTGAAAGAAGGCGCCGTGCAATGCGCGGAAGGCCGCAAGCTGTTTTCAGCGATGTCGGTTCAGCAGAATTTGAAAATGGGCGGATTTGTGCACCGGCGCAAAAAAGCGCAATTGAAGGATTCACTCGAAGAAGTATATGACCTGTTTCCGATTTTGCACGAGAAACGGGACAATGCTGCCGGTTCACTCAGCGGCGGGCAGCAGCAGATGCTCGCCATCGGCCGGGCGCTCATGGCGAAGCCGAAACTGATGATGCTTGATGAACCATCGATCGGTCTGGCGCCGCTTATCGTCGAACAGATGTTTACGATCATCAAAGATATCAATAAAAGCGGGACGACGGTGCTGCTCGCTGAACAGAACGCCAATGCCGCCCTGAAAATCGCGGACCGGGGCTACGTCATTGAAAATGGGTCCGTCGTCCTTGAAGGCAATAGCACAGATTTATTCACGAACGATGCCATCCGCAAAGCCTATATCGGCGCCTGA
- a CDS encoding ABC transporter ATP-binding protein: MAFIEVQGITKQFGGLTAVDHVDFEIEQGKITAIIGPNGAGKSTFFNLISGFHRPTSGKIFFEDRDITKTPVHIGARLGIARTFQTTHLFEQSTVLDNIIVGHRLRTKSKLFDAVFRTKREKREETEAHDRAVEALEFVGLTQLAHTQVAAIPQEAKKRVAIALALATDPKVMFLDEPAAGINPEETEGLAELMKKLAASGITVCTIEHKMQMIMGLADKIMVLNHGAKIAEGTPEEIVNNPVVIEAYLGGDSVAEAN, encoded by the coding sequence ATGGCATTTATCGAAGTGCAGGGCATCACGAAGCAATTCGGCGGCCTGACCGCTGTTGATCACGTGGATTTTGAAATCGAACAAGGCAAGATTACGGCGATCATCGGACCAAACGGTGCAGGGAAATCGACATTCTTCAATTTGATCAGCGGCTTTCACAGGCCGACTTCAGGAAAAATCTTTTTTGAAGATCGGGACATTACAAAAACACCCGTCCATATCGGAGCGCGTCTCGGCATCGCCCGGACATTCCAGACGACTCATTTATTTGAACAGTCGACGGTCCTCGATAACATCATTGTCGGTCACCGACTGCGGACGAAATCAAAATTGTTTGATGCTGTGTTCCGGACGAAGCGGGAGAAGCGGGAAGAAACGGAAGCGCACGACCGGGCAGTGGAAGCGCTCGAGTTCGTCGGGCTGACCCAGCTCGCCCACACGCAAGTTGCGGCCATCCCGCAGGAAGCGAAAAAACGGGTGGCGATCGCACTCGCGCTTGCCACGGATCCGAAAGTGATGTTCCTCGATGAGCCGGCTGCCGGCATCAACCCGGAAGAGACAGAGGGACTTGCGGAACTGATGAAAAAACTGGCGGCGAGCGGCATCACGGTATGCACGATTGAACATAAGATGCAGATGATCATGGGACTCGCGGACAAAATCATGGTGCTGAATCACGGAGCGAAAATCGCCGAAGGCACACCGGAAGAAATCGTCAATAATCCGGTCGTCATCGAAGCGTATCTGGGAGGGGATTCCGTTGCTGAAGCTAACTGA
- a CDS encoding branched-chain amino acid ABC transporter permease, with the protein MDKFLNQRTVIAILVLFALVFPLIYADNAYILHVMTVGFIFTISVYGMNIIAGFTGQLSLAHAGFFAIGAYTLGLLTTRTGMNFWLALVAAVLLTSLAGLVLGAIALRTKEHFFAIYTLIVGYLIYLLIDVWDGLTGGVRGLIGIPIPDPIGPIAFDSPTAMYYLVLFFLLLSIVIAVRIVRSLTGRTYVAIRNSEELAQTLGINTGVNKLVSFVVSVAYAGLAGALYAALTRFIGPEVASTTMVFNFLMYLIVGGIGTLSGPIVGTMLFIWFEQFLKGFQEYQMLIFGPVLVLVVIFYPRGIVGGFYQLKAKLQGRRDKRAPQQFQPMKAKEAEK; encoded by the coding sequence ATGGACAAATTCCTGAACCAGCGGACCGTCATCGCCATACTCGTCTTATTCGCTCTCGTCTTTCCGTTGATCTATGCCGACAACGCCTACATTCTCCATGTCATGACTGTCGGTTTCATTTTCACAATCAGTGTATACGGCATGAATATCATTGCCGGATTCACCGGTCAATTATCGCTCGCCCACGCCGGATTTTTCGCGATCGGTGCTTATACGCTCGGTCTTTTGACGACCCGCACCGGTATGAATTTCTGGCTGGCTCTTGTGGCAGCTGTACTGCTGACGAGTTTGGCGGGACTGGTGCTCGGTGCAATCGCACTTCGGACGAAAGAACATTTTTTCGCCATTTACACACTCATCGTCGGCTATCTCATTTATTTGCTGATTGATGTTTGGGATGGCCTCACCGGCGGCGTGCGCGGTCTTATCGGCATCCCGATTCCGGATCCGATCGGACCGATCGCGTTTGACTCGCCGACGGCCATGTATTACCTCGTGCTGTTTTTCCTGTTGCTGTCCATCGTCATCGCCGTTCGGATTGTGCGGTCGCTCACTGGCCGGACGTATGTAGCAATACGCAATAGTGAAGAACTCGCCCAGACGCTCGGCATTAACACCGGGGTGAATAAACTCGTGTCATTTGTCGTCTCGGTCGCTTATGCCGGACTTGCCGGTGCCTTGTATGCCGCATTGACCCGCTTTATCGGACCGGAAGTGGCAAGCACAACGATGGTGTTCAACTTCCTGATGTACTTGATCGTCGGGGGCATCGGCACTTTGTCCGGCCCGATTGTCGGCACGATGCTGTTCATCTGGTTCGAGCAGTTCCTGAAAGGGTTCCAGGAATACCAGATGCTCATTTTCGGTCCGGTGCTCGTGCTTGTTGTCATTTTTTATCCGCGGGGCATCGTCGGCGGATTCTATCAGCTGAAAGCAAAGCTCCAAGGCAGACGGGATAAGCGGGCACCGCAGCAATTCCAGCCGATGAAAGCGAAAGAAGCGGAAAAATGA
- a CDS encoding branched-chain amino acid ABC transporter permease — MDLFLQQLFNGLTLGSVYTLVAIGLTLVFGILHIPNFAHGALYLVGGYVTLMVMQATGVHYFIAIAASIIVVALLGVLMERLVFHPLRDAPPIHDKIAAIGLVLFFEALVELVWGTEYLRMITPFGDTVAVGGVFLTEQRILIIGVAILCVVLLTFFLKKTMMGASILAMAQNREGAFLVGINSNAVAMMTFAISGALAAIAASLASPINLVFPAMGHLVILKAFVVVIIGGMGSIPGAIVAGLLLGLTESMGATYISGDYKDMIAFLLLIIIMTVRPEGLFAKGSY, encoded by the coding sequence ATGGATTTGTTCTTACAGCAACTTTTTAACGGCCTCACTCTTGGAAGCGTTTACACGCTTGTCGCCATTGGCCTGACGCTCGTTTTCGGCATTCTGCACATTCCAAATTTTGCGCATGGCGCCCTGTATCTGGTCGGCGGGTATGTCACGCTGATGGTCATGCAGGCGACCGGTGTCCATTATTTTATCGCTATTGCTGCATCGATCATCGTTGTCGCCCTGCTCGGCGTATTGATGGAACGGCTCGTGTTTCATCCGCTTCGGGACGCACCGCCGATCCATGACAAAATTGCCGCCATCGGTCTCGTCTTGTTTTTTGAAGCGCTTGTCGAACTTGTGTGGGGAACGGAGTACTTGCGCATGATCACGCCATTCGGCGACACGGTGGCAGTCGGCGGCGTATTCCTCACTGAACAGCGCATCCTCATTATCGGTGTCGCCATTCTGTGCGTCGTTCTCCTGACGTTCTTTTTGAAGAAGACAATGATGGGTGCATCAATCCTCGCGATGGCGCAGAACCGGGAAGGGGCTTTCCTGGTCGGCATCAACTCGAACGCCGTCGCCATGATGACCTTCGCGATTTCCGGTGCGCTCGCCGCCATTGCAGCGTCGCTGGCTTCTCCGATTAATCTCGTATTCCCGGCAATGGGGCATCTTGTTATTTTAAAAGCATTCGTTGTCGTCATCATCGGCGGGATGGGCAGCATTCCGGGGGCCATTGTTGCCGGTCTTCTTCTCGGATTGACGGAAAGTATGGGGGCGACGTATATTTCCGGTGATTACAAGGACATGATTGCATTCCTGTTGCTGATCATCATCATGACCGTCCGGCCGGAAGGCTTGTTCGCGAAGGGAAGTTACTGA
- a CDS encoding acyl-CoA dehydrogenase family protein, with product MDFTLDEDILFLKRNVRDFIQNEVEAVAMQIEEEQKIPERIIELSKGMGLFGLSIPEQYGGLGIGMVGKCALYEEIGATHNGYTTLIGAHTGIGTVGIVELGNEEQKKKYLPDMAAGNRIGAFALTEPEAGSHATNLKSTAVKKGNNYILNGTKHYITNATEADIFTVMAVTDPEKGAKGITSFIVEKNFPGFAVGKEEKKMGLHGSHSAEVIMEDCEVPAENVLGEVGQGYVNALKILANGRAGLAARNLGSSQQLLDLSVKFAKERVQFGQPIIEHQAVAHMLAEMAVDVETLRSFMYRVAWMVDQNQQVIKEAAMLKLFGSEVYNRVADKAVQVHGGIGYIADYPIERYYRDARITRIYEGTSEIQKNIIAGRLNKEYS from the coding sequence ATGGATTTTACGCTGGATGAAGATATTCTGTTTTTGAAGCGGAATGTACGGGATTTTATTCAAAACGAAGTGGAAGCTGTCGCCATGCAGATTGAAGAAGAACAGAAAATCCCCGAGCGGATCATTGAATTGTCGAAGGGAATGGGGTTGTTCGGCCTCAGCATTCCGGAGCAATATGGCGGTCTCGGTATCGGGATGGTCGGAAAATGTGCATTGTATGAAGAAATCGGCGCCACGCATAACGGCTATACGACGCTGATCGGCGCGCATACCGGCATCGGAACCGTCGGCATTGTGGAACTCGGAAATGAAGAACAGAAGAAAAAGTATTTACCGGACATGGCGGCCGGCAACCGGATCGGCGCATTTGCACTGACTGAACCGGAAGCGGGTTCACACGCCACCAATCTGAAATCAACGGCTGTCAAAAAAGGAAATAACTACATCTTGAACGGCACGAAACATTACATTACGAATGCGACGGAAGCGGACATCTTTACGGTGATGGCCGTGACAGATCCGGAGAAAGGCGCGAAGGGTATCACATCGTTCATCGTTGAAAAGAATTTCCCGGGCTTTGCGGTCGGGAAAGAAGAAAAGAAAATGGGGCTGCATGGCTCTCATTCCGCCGAAGTTATCATGGAAGACTGCGAAGTGCCGGCTGAAAACGTGCTCGGTGAAGTCGGTCAGGGCTACGTCAATGCACTCAAAATTTTGGCGAACGGCCGGGCGGGACTTGCCGCACGCAATCTCGGTTCGTCACAGCAACTGCTCGATCTGTCGGTAAAGTTTGCAAAAGAACGCGTCCAGTTCGGCCAGCCGATCATCGAGCATCAGGCGGTCGCTCATATGCTCGCGGAAATGGCGGTCGATGTGGAAACGCTCCGGTCGTTCATGTACCGCGTCGCTTGGATGGTCGATCAGAACCAGCAAGTGATCAAGGAAGCGGCGATGCTGAAACTGTTCGGCTCGGAAGTGTATAACCGGGTGGCGGATAAAGCGGTGCAGGTGCATGGCGGCATCGGCTATATCGCGGATTATCCGATTGAACGCTATTACCGGGATGCCCGGATCACGCGCATTTACGAAGGAACATCGGAAATTCAGAAGAACATCATCGCCGGCCGATTGAATAAGGAGTACTCATAA
- a CDS encoding acyl-CoA thioesterase has product MKQLPETTIYVRFCETDAGGHVSNTSYFFYMEEARSKFFEAIGFRGRGSRENMRFIMAATGCNFIAQAYSSQLLTVTTSVDRIGTKSFSLRHEIRDTETGTPIASGHATAVCFDFINQVSQPVPDTLRGMLEEFLVPA; this is encoded by the coding sequence ATGAAACAGCTTCCGGAAACGACGATCTACGTGCGGTTTTGCGAAACGGATGCCGGCGGGCATGTCAGCAATACAAGTTATTTTTTCTATATGGAAGAAGCCCGGTCGAAGTTTTTTGAAGCGATCGGCTTCCGCGGCAGAGGGTCCCGGGAGAACATGAGGTTCATCATGGCTGCGACCGGCTGCAATTTCATCGCGCAGGCCTATTCTAGTCAATTGCTGACGGTGACGACTTCAGTCGACCGGATCGGTACGAAAAGCTTTTCGCTCCGGCATGAAATCCGGGACACGGAAACGGGGACGCCTATCGCCTCGGGTCACGCTACCGCCGTGTGTTTTGATTTTATCAATCAAGTATCCCAGCCGGTTCCGGATACGCTCCGCGGCATGCTGGAAGAATTCCTGGTGCCGGCTTAA